A genomic stretch from Scatophagus argus isolate fScaArg1 chromosome 19, fScaArg1.pri, whole genome shotgun sequence includes:
- the wdr26b gene encoding WD repeat-containing protein 26, which yields MQANGAGQGQESSELSCLNSAQNGESSSAGGTHSNGLLSNTDNGNSVGTSNGSSTGPGSGTTATASSSEVGSLKKKKRLSQAEEDVIRLIGQHLHGLGLNQTVDLLMQESGCRLEHPSATKFRNHVMEGEWDKAENDLNELRALMHSPNAIVRMKFLLLQQKYLEYLEDGKVLEALQVLRGELTPLKYNTDRIHVLSGYLMCSHAEDLRAKAEWEGKGTASRCRLLDKLQTYLPPSVMLPPRRLQTLLRQAVELQRDRCLYHNTKLDNNLDSVSLLLDHVCSRKQFPCYTQQILTEHCNEVWFCKFSNDGTKLATGSKDTTVIIWQVDPESHQLKLLRTLDGHAYGVSYLAWSPDDTYLIACGPDDCSELWLWNVQTGELRTKMSQSHEDSLTSVAWNPDGKRFVTGGQRGQFYQCDLDGNLLDSWEGVRVQCLWCLSDGRAVLASDTHQRIRGYNFEDLTDRNIVQEDHPIMSFTVSKNGRLALLNVATQGVHLWDLQDRVLVRKYQGVTQGFYTIHSCFGGHNEDFIASGSEDHKVYIWHRRGELPIAELTGHTRTVNCVSWNPAIPGLMASASDDGTVRVWGPAPFLDSQEADGLNENCSNMDS from the exons ATGCAGGCAAACGGGGCAGGACAGGGACAAGAATCCTCAGAGCTCTCCTGCCTTAACAGCGCACAAAACGGGGAGTCATCCTCGGCCGGCGGAACCCATTCCAATGGGCTTCTCTCCAACACAGACAACGGGAATAGTGTCGGTACTAGTAACGGGTCTTCAACCGGTCCCGGTTCGGGGACAACGGCTACGGCCTCGAGCTCGGAGGTCGGTTcgttgaaaaagaaaaaacgaCTATCGCAGGCGGAGGAAGATGTCATACGATTAATAGGGCAACATCTCCACGGACTAGGGCTGAA TCAGACAGTGGACCTGCTGATGCAGGAGTCAGGCTGCAGACTGGAACACCCCTCAGCCACCAAGTTCCGCAACCATGTCATGGAGGGGGAGTGGGACAAG GCTGAGAATGATCTCAATGAGCTGAGAGCACTGATGCATTCTCCCAATGCTATTGTG CGTATGAAGTTCCTGCTACTGCAGCAGAAGTACCTAGAGTATCTGGAGGATGGCAAAGTCCTGGAGGCTCTGCAGGTGCTCCGGGGAGAGCTGACGCCACTCAAGTACAACACAGATCGCATCCACGTACTTAGCGG TTACTTAATGTGTAGCCATGCTGAGGATCTGAGGGCCAAGGCAGAGTGGGAGGGCAAGGGCACCGCCTCGCGCTGCCGGTTGCTGGACAAATTACAGA CATACCTGCCACCTTCTGTAATGCTGCCCCCTCGGCGGCTGCAGACGCTGCTGAGACAAGCGGTGGAACTGCAGAGGGACCGCTGCCTCTATCACAACACCAAGCTGGACAATAACCTggactctgtctctctcctcctcgaTCACGTCTGCAGCAG GAAGCAGTTCCCCTGTTACACCCAGCAGATTCTGACAGAGCACTGTAATGAAGTGTGGTTCTGCAAATTCTCAAATGATGGCACCAAACTAGCCACTGGGTCTAAAGACACTACCGTCATTATTTGGCAAGTGGACCCG GAGAGCCACCAGTTGAAGCTGCTGCGAACCCTGGATGGTCATGCTTATGGTGTCTCTTACTTAGCCTGGAGTCCTGATGACACCTACCTGATTGCCTGTGGACCTGATGACTGCTCTGAGCTGTGGCTATGGAATGTGCAG ACGGGGGAGCTGCGGACCAAAATGTCCCAGTCCCATGAAGACAGTCTGACCAGTGTGGCCTGGAACCCTGATGGCAAACGTTTTGTcactggaggacagaggggACAGTTTTATCAATGT gACCTTGATGGTAACCTGTTGGACTCCTGGGAGGGCGTCAGGGTGCAGTGCCTGTGGTGCCTGAGTGATGGTAGAGCAGTGCTGGCCTCAGACACCCACCAACGTATCCGGGGGTACAACTTTGAGGACCTTACGGACAGAAACAT AGTTCAGGAGGACCACCCTATCATGTCTTTTACTGTTTCAAAGAATGGAAGATTAGCTTTGTTAAATGTAGCAACTCAG GGAGTGCACCTGTGGGATCTTCAAGACCGGGTGTTGGTAAGGAAGTACCAAGGTGTGACCCAGGGCTTCTACACCATCCACTCCTGCTTTGGAGGACACAATGAAGACTTCATTGCCAGTGGAAGCGAAG ATCACAAAGTGTACATCTGGCACCGGCGCGGTGAACTTCCCATTGCTGAGCTAACGGGCCACACACGCACTGTTAACTGTGTAAGCTGGAACCCAGCCATCCCAGGACTCATGGCCTCTGCCTCAGATGACGGCACAGTGCGTGTGTGGGGTCCTGCACCCTTCCTGGACTCACAAGAGGCAGATGGACTCAACG aGAACTGCAGTAACATGGACAGTTGA